A region of the Stieleria neptunia genome:
GCATGGCGGGCGCCGGAAAATGGGAAAGAAAGAAATGAAACAGGAATGGAACAGGAGATCAGGCCAGGTCCAAAGCCCTGACTGCCGTTGACTTCAGCAACTCGCGCGCTGTTGACGTGTAGGGTCCGAGGGGATGCATTGGCTAGTGCTTCGTCAACTTTTATTCTTAGGGTACCGCGGAAAAGGGGTCAGGTACCAAAAATGCGAAGCACCCTGCGGGCCATTTGGTTTTTGGTACCTGACCCCTTTTCCGCTGGACAAACGCAGGCTCGAAAATTGAAAGCTGACAAAGCACTAGCGACTTGATCCTAAAGATTCTTGACCGCCTTCAAGATGTCTTCGACCGAGGCGCGACCGGCGTGTGAATCGCTGACTTTGGCCCATTCGACGCGCCGTCCCGCACCGATCACGTAAGCCGCCGGATAGGCGGTCTCGCGAGGTACGTCCCAACGAAGTCCCCAGGATTGGACCATCTCCATTCCCGGGTCGCGGACCATCACCAGCGGATCGGGGATCCTCCGCCCACCGATGAATTGCTTGGCAAGTCGATCCAGTTCCGCATTGGATTCATTGCCGGGATAGACCAGCACCACACGATTCGGTTTGCCACCCAATGCCGCGGAGAGTGCCTTGGCTCGATTGATGATGCTGCCGACTTGTCGTTTGCAAATCGTACACTGGTATCCCGGATAGCCCCGCAGGACGACGACCACCACCGGACCCTGCTCGTTCAACTGCGAGAGCGTCACGTAGGCGTTCTGTCCCTGAATCGGCAATTCGAAATCAGGCGCCTTGTCGCCGACGGCAAGTGGTTGGTCACGGTCTGCCGCCAACGCCGGTGGGGCAACCAGCAGGCCACTGAGTAGCCCGCTGAGTAGCCCACTGAGAAGTGCGACGAGCGGTAGGCCGGAGAGCGTGCGAGTGGAATTTGGAAGCCTGAATGAAACGGGTGGTGAACTCATTGGGAACCCTCTGGGTGATGGTTTGGGTGTGTAGGCCAAGACGAGGCCTGACATGATCCGACCGGCCAGGACCCATCCCGGCCGATGGGGAAGCCAACGGGCCACGGCAGCGGTCAGCTGCGGTTTTCGCGTTTCCGGCGACTGTGTCGTTCCAGGGTGCGTCGTTCGGCCCGCGTCAGGCTGGCTTCACCGGAAGCATGGATTTTGGCCAGGATGCGGTCCACGTCGTCTTCTTCCTGACGCAGTTTGGCGTCGGGGTCGTGCAGTTTCAGCTTGGTCCGTTTGACCGATCGGCCGACGCGATTTCGGTACTTGGACAGATCAAGCCAGCTCAGATTCCAGCGTTGGTAGTGGTACGCCAAGGCAAATGCGATTCCGGCCAAGTGGACGGTGAATGCGGTCCCGCCACTGTCTTGGCCCACCGGTCCGGACAGCATCGACAAAGACCCGAACAGGTTGCTGATCACAAAGAAAACGGCGACCACCCAAGCTTTGACCGGAAAAACAAACATCAACAGGATGTTCGCGTCGGGGTAATAGCAGGCGAACAGGATCGTCACGGCACTGACCGCGCCGCTGGCACCGATGACAACGCCCGATGGCACGCCCATCACCCAGTACGTCAGGCAGCCCGCGACACCGCCCAGAAACATCGAAACCAGGTAAACCCGCAGAAATTCGTAGCGGCCCATCCGATCTTCGACCGACCGGCCGAAGATGAACAGACCAAACATGTTGAATCCGACGTGGAACGGCGTCTCGAGTGAGTGCAGAAACCCGTAGGACAGGAACTGGTGCCACATCCAGGGTTGCAGCAGCGTTTCTTTCCAGCATCCGAACCAGGGCATCAAGCGGCTGACCGTGACGCCTTGCCCGACCGCTTTGGCCGTGAAAACGTCGACCAGAAACACCGCCACGGTGATGATCACCAAGATGACCGTCATGCTCTTGGGCAACTGGGATTGTGACCGCAGGTGCCGATCCCAGGGCGATTCATCCTCGCGGCCGTAATCACGTTCGTACAATCCCATCCGGGTAGAACCAGTCTCTTGTAGCAAGGGAACAACAGGGCGCGTCGCAATTGGAGCAATCGCGACACCGACAGGCCGCATCCTACAAGATCGCCAATCACCCGGTCGAGACGAGGTTGGGCCAGGAATCCGTCAAGAACGATGCAGGGCTGCGACGTCCAGCGCCCGACTGGTGTCAAACCGATCACAGCTGGGAAGGGCCAGGCGGGCCGACCACAACCAAGCCCGTGGGGGTCTACATGTGTGGCAAAATGTGAAGCCACCCTTCCGGCAGGACGGTCGAGCGAAGCGAGGGGAGGTCGAACGGTCAATCGCGGTGTTCACGTCGCTGGTCAGAGTCGCCTCCCTCGCAGCAATGAAAATCCTCTCCTCGCTACGCTGAACCCTCCCAGTGGGAGCGTTCTGAAACCTGAAACCTGAAACCTGAAACCTGAAACCTGAAACCTGAAACTACCCGGCCGCGCACGAAAAAACGGCTCCGATACCGATCGAAGCCGTTTGTTCACTTGTCATCACCGCAGGCGTCTATTTCTTGCGATGCCGAATTTTGCTGCGCATGCGTCGTTTCTTTCGTCCTACTTTTCGTCGCCCTTTCCCGGTCTTCTTGGTACCCACCTAGTCGGTTCTCCAAAAGTTTGCGCCGACTTGATCGGCCTTGAGTCAATTGTGAATGGATGTCTGGGGCCGGCGCTTTGGCGCGGCCAACTGCGAGCCCCAAAGCCTAGCAAATTCACGATCGCGGGCAAGCCGAAAATGGGCCGTCGGACCCGGGGCCGGCCAAAACAGCCGGCAATCCGGCCAAACCGCGCGTCTCAGGCCTCCTGCGGCATCATCACTCGCCCCCGATCGGCGGGCTTCCGTCGACAGGCCGCTCGCGATGGATCTGCTGGACGGCAAATTGGCCCAATCGGGGGAATCGAGACAGGGCGCCGACGCTGTGACGCACCAGCACCGGGTGGCGGAGCAACCGGGAGATCATCCGGCACCGTCGCTGCTGCTTTCCCAAGGTCTGTTTCAAATCGTCGGTCCAGCGCTGCGGAAAATCCGGTCTCCAGCGGTCGATTGCGGCATCCACCCGGGGCACGACGGCCAACCCCGCGCGGATCGCCCACGCCATGCCTTCCCCGGTAAACGGTTCGACGTAACCGGACGAATCACCGACATAGAACAGGCGGTGCCCCCCCGCGATCTTGCGGCGACGCGTCAGGTTCGGTGTTCCTCGGAAATGTGTCGATTGCAGCTGCTTGGCCAGATCCCAGCCGCACGAATGCAGGATTTGATGACAGACCTGGGCCGGGCCGGACGTCTGGACGGCGGCCCGATCCACCGCGGCGGCCAGATTGATGACCTGGTTCTCCGTGACCACCAAGCCGACGTATCCGGTTTCCGCGATCGCCATGTAAATCACGCCGCTGGACAAATGCATCGGTTCTCGCGGGTCGTCCAATTGCGTCCAATGGGCGCCCAAACCGATCCGCGAGTCCGCCGGCACGACCAGCCGGTCGTCGGGATCACCCGAGGCCGGTTTGCTGGCCAGTCCGTTGGCGGCGATCAAGACCGAAGCCTGATAGCGGTGGCCGTCGTTGTCCTGCAGCGAACGCGTCGGACTGTCGGGCGAGTCGTTGCCGATCGTGACCGCCGTGTCGCTCAAAAACTGTGCCCCGGCCGCAATCGCGGACTCGGCCAAGGCGTGGTCCATCGCGAAACGCGAAACCGCATGGCCGCCGGGCAGTTCTAAGTTCGCCCGGTTCAATCCGCTTCGAATGCTGTACTGATTCAGCCAGTGCCCGCCGAGTGCTTCGATTTTGTCCCAGACCCCGGCGCTGCGCAGTCCGGCGATGGCGTCGCCGTTGAGACAGGCGCCGCAAACCTTGTGACGCGGGAATGTCGCTCGTTCGATCAGCAAGACGTTGCGGCCCCGC
Encoded here:
- a CDS encoding redoxin domain-containing protein, which translates into the protein MSSPPVSFRLPNSTRTLSGLPLVALLSGLLSGLLSGLLVAPPALAADRDQPLAVGDKAPDFELPIQGQNAYVTLSQLNEQGPVVVVVLRGYPGYQCTICKRQVGSIINRAKALSAALGGKPNRVVLVYPGNESNAELDRLAKQFIGGRRIPDPLVMVRDPGMEMVQSWGLRWDVPRETAYPAAYVIGAGRRVEWAKVSDSHAGRASVEDILKAVKNL
- a CDS encoding rhomboid family intramembrane serine protease, producing the protein MGLYERDYGREDESPWDRHLRSQSQLPKSMTVILVIITVAVFLVDVFTAKAVGQGVTVSRLMPWFGCWKETLLQPWMWHQFLSYGFLHSLETPFHVGFNMFGLFIFGRSVEDRMGRYEFLRVYLVSMFLGGVAGCLTYWVMGVPSGVVIGASGAVSAVTILFACYYPDANILLMFVFPVKAWVVAVFFVISNLFGSLSMLSGPVGQDSGGTAFTVHLAGIAFALAYHYQRWNLSWLDLSKYRNRVGRSVKRTKLKLHDPDAKLRQEEDDVDRILAKIHASGEASLTRAERRTLERHSRRKRENRS
- a CDS encoding NAD(P)/FAD-dependent oxidoreductase, yielding MIPALAATTTRHQASQERWDAVIVGAGIAGSLSALGLARRGRNVLLIERATFPRHKVCGACLNGDAIAGLRSAGVWDKIEALGGHWLNQYSIRSGLNRANLELPGGHAVSRFAMDHALAESAIAAGAQFLSDTAVTIGNDSPDSPTRSLQDNDGHRYQASVLIAANGLASKPASGDPDDRLVVPADSRIGLGAHWTQLDDPREPMHLSSGVIYMAIAETGYVGLVVTENQVINLAAAVDRAAVQTSGPAQVCHQILHSCGWDLAKQLQSTHFRGTPNLTRRRKIAGGHRLFYVGDSSGYVEPFTGEGMAWAIRAGLAVVPRVDAAIDRWRPDFPQRWTDDLKQTLGKQQRRCRMISRLLRHPVLVRHSVGALSRFPRLGQFAVQQIHRERPVDGSPPIGGE